The window GACCCGGTTTCTACCGGCGACCAAGGCGATTCCCAAAGAGATGCTCACCATTGTGGACCGGCCGACGATCCAGTACATCGTCGAGGAGGTCGTGGCCTCCGGGGTGAAGGAGGTTGTTCTTGTCACGGCGTCTGGCAAATCGGCTATTGAGAACCATTTCGACTACTCATTCGAGCTCGAGACCTTTCTCGCCCAGAAGGGGAAGATCGATCTACTGCGGGAGGTCCGAAACATCTCACGTCTCATAGACGTGGTCTCCGTCCGGCAGAAGGAGCCCCTTGGCCTCGGTCATGCGGTACTTGTCTCGGAAAGCGTCGTGGGCGACAACCCATTCGTCGTGGTCCTCGGAGATGACCTTGTTGTCTCAGAGGTCCCTTGCGTCTTCCAGATGCTCAAGGTCTTTGAGGAATACGAGGAGTCTGTTGTGGCCGTGCAGAGGGTCCCTCAGGAAGAGGCACACCAGTACGGTATCGTCGAGGGCGAGGAAGTGGCCCCCGGGATCTGGAAGGTGACGCGGCTCGTGGAAAAGCCCCCCAGGGGGACCACGAGTTCCAATCTCGCCATCATCGGAAGATATATACTGAGACCCGAGATCTATTCCGCCCTCCACCGGACCCTTCCGGGGCTGGGGGGTGAGATCCAGCTCACTGACGCCCTGGATATCCTCAGGCGGGATCGTGTCCTGTACGCATACGAGTTTCAGGGAAACAGATACGACGCCGGAGATAAGTTCGGTTATCTTCAGGCCACCGTGAGCTTCGCGCTGGAGCACCCGGAACTCGGGGGAAGGTTCCGGGAGTATCTCCGGGAGATCGTCAGGAAATTCGATTGAGGGCGCCTTTCGAAAAATCCTCTTTCATGCCTTCCGAAGGGGCCGTTTCCGTACCGGAATGCGGGGATCTCCTTGTGGATATCCTCTTGCCCATCCATGCCCCACATCCATTTACGTACCGGCTTTCGGTGGGGGAGAGTGCCCCTCCCAGAGGGGTGCGGGTCCTTGTCTCCGTTGGTTCCCGGGAGATGGTCGGGGTCTTCTGGGGGCCTGCCCAAACGCCCTTTGTGGATGGGGATCGGATCAAGGAGGTGGGCCTTATCCTCGACGAAGAGCCACTCTTTCCCGATTCCCTTCTCGTCCTTCTGGAAAGGGCATCAGCGTATTATCTCTATCCCCTTGGCATGGTCCTTGCCGAGGCACTTCCTCCCGGGCTCCTTTCTCCTAAGGGGAGCAGGATCGAGAAGATTCGAAAGGCGCGCAGGAAAAGGCCTACCTCTATCGATCTGCCTGCCTGGCCATCCGTGCGGCCCGAAAGATTCACGGACGAACAGGCGGCGGCCATTTCGCGGATTCTGCCTGCAGTGGATCAGGGAGGTTTTCGGACCTTTCTCCTCTTTGGTGTCACGGGAAGCGGCAAGACCGAGATCTATCTCGAGGCCACACGACGCTCTCTCGAACTAGGCAAGGACGTCCTCTTCCTCGTCCCCGAGATCTCCATGACCACACAGGCCGCCGGTCACTTCCGTGCCCGTTTTGGAGAGGATGTGATCGTGCTTCACAGCGGTCTTACAGAGGCCCAGCGCATCGAGGGATGGCAACGGGTGCGGAAGGGGACCGGCCGGGTGGTTGTGGGGACCCGCTCCGCCGTTTTCGCTCCTGTCGCAGATCTGGGTCTCGTGGTGGTGGACGAGGAGCATGACCCTTCGTATAAGCAGGAAAGCGGTTTTCGTTACAACGGGCGGGATCTGGCCATCCTGCGCGCACAGATCGCCTCAGCTCCCGTGATCCTGGGCTCTGCCACCCCTGCGCTTTCCAGTTATCAAAACGCCATTTCGGGAAGATACGAACTCATCCATCTTACGAAACGGGTGGAAGATCGTCCCCTGCCTGAGGTCATAGTCGTGGATCGGCGGAGGAAGGGGGATGTCCAGAGGCGTCCCCGGCAAGGTGAGGGGCTTCCACGCTGGATGACGCCTCCCCTTTTCCATGCCATGGAGGAGACCCTCGGCCGCAAGGAACAGGTCCTTCTCTTTCTCAACCGAAGGGGATTTGCCACATTCGTTTTCTGCCCGGATTGCGGACATGTGTTCCGGTGCCCCCACTGCGAGGTCACCCTCACCTGGCATCGCGGAAAGGACCCCGGAGACTGGCGGGAAGAGGGGGGCGGGACGCTGCGGTGTCATTACTGCGGGCAGGTCTGGCCGGCCCTTCCCGTGTGTCCGGCCTGTGGAGGGCATGCGGTCCGGGCCACTGGCTATGGGACGGAGCGGGTTGCAGAGGACGTCCGGGCACTTTTCCCCGATATCCGTGTGGAGAGGCTTGACCGGGACACGGTTCAGGGCAGAAGAAAAAGGATGGATGGCATTGTCCAGGCCTTTCACGAAGGGGCGATCCATGTCCTTGTGGGTACCCAGATGGTCACGAAGGGGCACGACTTTCCCAGACTTACCCTCGTGGGTATTCTCTCGGCGGATCTTTCCCTGAACATACCCGAGTACACCGCTGGTGAGCGTACCTTTCAGCTCCTCTCTCAGGTTGCCGGACGAGCGGGCCGGGCCGGGCTTCCAGGAAGGGTGATCATCCAGACATGGAACCCCGGTCATTACGCCGTGGAGTGTGCGACCCGGCATGACTACGCGGCCTTTTTCGAGCGGGAGGCCGCCCTTCGGAAGGACCATCTCTACCCTCCTTTCGCAAGCATGGTGAACATTCGGCTCACAGGGGCAAAAAAAGACATGGTAGAGAAGGCAGGCGTTGCGATCGCACAGGAAGGCCGGCGTCTTGCATCCATGCCGTCTCTTTCGGGGCCTGTGGAGATCCTCGGGCCTTCTCCGGCCCCGCTCGCGCGGCTCAAGGGAAGCCATCGGCACCAGGTCCTTTTCAGGTCCCGGTCCCGCGCTGCCCTGCGGGCCGTGATCCTTCCCATTGCCTCGTCCATGTCCCGTTCCTTTCCGGGGGTCCGCGTGGAGGTAGACGTGGACCCGGTTCAGCTCCTGTAGGGACGGCGCCATGGAACGGCACTCGCTCCTTAAAAGGGTCGCCAGGATCGTGTTCGATCAGGACCCCGAGGATCGTATCGACCTTTTTGCCCTTTTCCCCCGAATCAAGCGTTTTTTTCGGGAAAGGAGGCTGCACGGTGCGGTCCGTACGGCCGGAGACGTGGTCTTTACCTTTATCATCTTCTCTGGTCTCTTCGGACCCCAGGCGCCGGACCGGAACGTGACGATCTTTCTTTCCTGGGGGATATGGTGGCCGACGGTCGTCCTCGGCTGGTTTCTTTTCGGGCGCATGTGGTGCGGTTTCTGTCCCTTTCCAGGCGTGGGGCGCGTCCTTCAGAAGGTCGGACTCGGTCTTGAAAGACCCATTCCTCGGGTCCTGCAAAAATACGGAGTGTATTGGTCAGTGGCCCTGTTCGCCCTCATCATCTGGTTGGAAGAGACGACCGAAATGAAGGAGTCACCCAGGGAAACGGCCTTTCTCATCCTTGCCATCGTGTTGGGTGCTGCCGTATGCGCGGTTTTGTATCCCAAACAGGCCTGGTGCCGATATCTCTGCCCCATGGGACGGATTATAGGGGTCGGTGCCACCATGGCTTTTACAGAGTTTCGACCGGATCACAACAAGTGTCGGTCATGCAGCACGTTTGCATGCAAACGGGGAAGTGGGGCGGGAAATGGATGTCCGGTATATCTCGGCGCCTTCAACGTGCGGAACAATCTGGATTGTCTCGTCTGCGGCCATTGTCTAAAGCTCTGCGACCGCGACTCTCCCATGCTCAATCTTAGAAGCCCTTTTTCGGAGCTCGTCCTGAACAAGGGACGATTCATCACGTGTACCTTCATCATCCCCTTTCTCATGGGCTCCCAGATTGCGCGCTTTGTCAAGGAAGGCCTCCTCCATCCCTGGTTTCACCACGACAATCCCCTTTACATGGAGATGGTGGCCTTCTCCCTTCTGCTGGCCTTGGGATTTTTTCTCGTTTATGGGGCCGTCAGATTGGGGGCCATCCTCTTCGGTGTGACCGAGGACGAGAGTTTTGGCAGGTTTTCCCCCATGATCCCCATCTTTGTTCCTTTGTCCTTTGCTGGTGAGCTCGTCATCAGGCTCAATTACACCCTCACCTATGCCCAGGATTTTTTTCCGACCCTCGGCAGGCAATTCGGTCTCGGGCTTGGCACATGGACCTTCTCCCTTTCTCAGTGGTTCCTTCCGATCCTCGATGTGGTGGTCATTACGTGTAGCGCACTTGCAGGGGGCCATATCCTGTCTCGGTTCATCCACGGAGATTTCGAGGGGATGGTGACCAGAAAGAGACACCTGGCCGTCCTGGGGGTCATCTGGGGTTTTGTCTTCCTCTATCTCGGATTGTTAGTGCCTTACGTCTGAACGGGTTGAGCCGGTCCATGATCCCGTTCCCCAGACGGAAATGGGATGGGGAGGGGGAAAATCTCGAGGTTTTTCATCGGTATCAATCTATGGGGAGCGTCCCATCTCCCGTAGCCTTGCGGCTACGGTCTCCATGTCCCCTGGCATCGGCGTCTCCCATGCCATCTTCTCGCCCGTAACAGGATGTACGAGGCAGAGCCTGTGGGCGTGGAGCATCTGGCGGGAAATGGAGACATGGCGTCCGCGAATATCCAAGCGCGTCGGTCCTCCGTATAGTGGGTCTCCGAGGAGGGGGTGTCCGATGAAACTCATGTGGGCACGGATCTGGTGGGTCCTGCCGGTCCTGATCCTGACCACAAGGAGACTTGCCCCGGGGAACTCCTCTTGTACGCGCCATTCGGTCCATGCGTCCCTTCCGCCAGCGGGGAGAACGGCCATCCTCTTTCGATGGACGGGGTGGCGCCCGATGGCTCCCCGGATCTCCCCTGCAGGGGTCTTCATGTGTCCGGAGACCAAAGCGAGATAGGTCTTTTCCACCAATCCCGACGCGAATTGCCGAACGAGACCCGAGTGGCTCTCGTCGTCCTTCGCTACCACCATGATGCCAGAGGTGTCCTTGTCGAGGCGGTGGACGATCCCTGGGCGCATCACGTCTCCGATGCCGCGAAGATCGCTGCAGTGGTGGAGGAGTCCGTGCACGAGGGTCGTTTCTTCCCGGCCTGCGCCAGGGTGGACCGTGAGTCCCGCGGGTTTTTCGAGCACGATGATATGCCGGTCCTCATGGAGGACGGTAAACTCCACGGGGCGGGGGGAGAGGGAGAGTGGCGCGGGCTCGGGAATCGTTATCGCGACCGTGTCCCCAGGCCTGATCTTGGCCCCTGGGTCCGTTTCCTCGCGTGGACCTATTGTGACATAGGAGCCTTCGATGAGACGCTTGATTCGGGAACGTGACAGGGTGGGGATCTTCTCGGCGAGGAATCTGTCGAGCCGCTTGCCCGAATCTTCAGTCGCGGCGGTGATGGAATGCCGGGTTCCCGAGGTGGCGTCCATGGATCATGCCGGCAATCCTCCCTCGACGCTGGAGGCCTTAAACACTGATTCGATCCATGCGGCTACGTCCTCTTCGTTCTTATGCTGGGCTATGGAGATCTCTTTTACGAGGAGATTTCTCGCCGTATCCATCATCTTCCGCTCTCCGAAGGAAAGGGGTTTTTCTACTTGCAGGAGAAAGAGATCGCGCAGCACTGCGGCAAGATCGAAGATAGAGCCCGTCTTGATGCGTTCGGTATATTCCCGGTATCGGCGGTTCCATGTCTGAGGGGTGAATTCCACGTCCTTTTCCCGAAGGATGGCAAAGACCTTTTCAATCTCCTGGTCCGAGATGAGCTGACGCAGTCCCACCTGGCCGGCATTGCTCTGGGGAATCAGGATCTTCATATCGTTTTCGAGGATCCTCATGACATAGAAGGTGTATTCGTCTCCGCCCACCGACCTTTTTTCTATCGCCTCGATCCGTCCCACCCCGTGGGCGGGATATACCGCAAGATCCCCCACTTTGAACATGGAATTGCCTCCCTGTAAACTCATTCATAATAGCACGCTGCCTGTCTTTGTGAAAGGTTGTCAGCTGGCTCCGGCTTTCCGGACGAGGCGCTTGGCATTCATCGCGCCTGGGGAAGGTCGCTCCATCTGGTGGTATAGGCAGGGGAGAGGTTACCGGCCTTCATGCGCCATCGTCCGCTGACCCCTTGTGCGGCATGAAAGACCGTCCCCCGTCCCATACGGCGGTTGATGGCGTCCATGGTTCGCATGAGTCGGCGAGATCGCTCTTCCCGAGCGGGGTCGGAACGCGTGAAGAGGTCTCCTTGCGTAGGACCGCACTGGGCCAGATCGAGGAGAAGGATGCCTGCTTTCTGGTACCGGTAGCCCTTTCGAAAGATCCTTTTAAGGCCTGCGAGGGCCGCGCCGATGAGGATGGCCGTGTCCTGGCTGGGGCAGGGGAGGGAGACAAGGGCCGTGTTCTGATACCAGGCATCCCGGCTGGTGAATGGGCTCGTCCGGATGAAGGTCATGACCGCCCCTGCCACTGAACCCTGACCCCTCAGCCTTTCCGCGGCCCTGGCCGCGTGGCTCGCGACCGCCTCCGCCATGTCCTGGTATTCTGTGATGCGGGTCCCGAAGGCGCGGGAGGCGAGGATCTGCTTTCTCGGCGTCTCAACTCTGTCAAGGGGCAGGCAGGAGATGCCCTTGAGCTCCTGACAGATGCGGGCGATGACCACGCCGAAGCGCCGCCGGAGGAACGAGAGATCGGCCTCCCTGAGCCTTCCGGCTGTATCTATGCCGGCCTCCCTGAGCCGGCGTCCCAATCGTCCTGCTATGCCCCAGACGTCCTCTATAGCGATACGGTGGAGGATCTCGCCTTGAATGGCCGGATTCCGCATGTCAAAGACCCCGTCCTGTTTTGCGTCCTTTTTGGCGATCCGGTTCGCAATCTTGGCGAGGGTCTTCGTGGGGGCGATCCCTATGGAGACCGGGATCCCGGTCCATTTGAAGACCGTCTCCCGAATGCACCGTGCATAGTCCGCAAGGTCCTTGCCTGGCACGCCAGAGAGATCGAGAAATGCCTCGTCGATGGAGTAGATCTCCATGCTGGGGGTGAAATCAGCAAGTGTAGCCATGACCCGCCGGGACATGTCGCCGTAGAGGGGGAAGTTGGAGGAAAAGACCCGGACCCCGTGCCTGTGGACGATCCCACGAACCTCATGAAACGGCGCCCCCATGGAGATCCCGAGGGCCTTGCTCTCTTCGGAGCGGGCGATCACGCATCCGTCGTTGTTGGACAGGACGATGACAGGCACACGCCGGAGCGAAGGATCGAAGACACGCTCGCACGAGACATAGAAATTATTGCAGTCCACAAGGGCAAAGGAGGGGGGCATGGTCCTATACCTTGTGAAGGACGCTCGTCACCACGCCCCAGACAAGGAAATCCGCGTCATCCTCCACAGGTATCGGGGGATATTTCGGATTTTCCGGAAAGAGGACAGGCCTGCTGTCACGGTATCTGAGCCTTTTTACAGTGAGCTCTCCGTTCAGGACCGCCACGATGACCTTGCCGTCCTTGGCCTCTAAGGAGCGGTCCACGACGATTATGTCTCCGTGGTGGATCCCAGCGCCGATCATGGAATCCCCCTCCACCCGGACGAGGAACGTGGCGGCCGGGTTCTTCACAAGATAGGCGTTGAGATCGAGCGCGGCCTCGAGGGAGTCGTCCGCTGGAGAAGGGAACCCGGCAGAGATCCGGCTCTCATAGAGGGGGATCGGCAGGGAGATACTCGGCGTCGTGACTGGCATTATCCTACCCGGCCCCTGAGTGGGACCACGACGCCTACGGTAGCGATCGAGAATGGCCGTGACCTCGGCAAGGAGGCCGCACGGGATGCGGACCGGCCGTGTCTCCTCGCCGTACATGCTCGTGCCCCGGGGACGTCCGGCCCCTGGGCGATAACCGCCCCTTTTCGCCCTTTTCGTTTCCAATGGATTAGCCTCCCATGGGCGCAGGATGTTTTTTTGATTCTTGTTCAGAAATCAAAATATGTCAAGACTTCGCTTGACAAAGCAGGGGTCGGGTACAATAATGCCGGATCCAAAAAGGGCCGAGGTAGCTCAGTCGGTAGAGCAGAGGACTGAAAATCCTCGTGTCGGCGGTTCGATTCCGTCCCTCGGCACCAAATGGATAAGCGCACGCCGTCTCAGGACGGCTTTTTTTATTGGGACCTTCGAAGACAGGGAAATTCCTTATTTTTCGAAGATCGCCTCACTCGCTCTCGAAACCGTGCGGGCTGCGA is drawn from Deltaproteobacteria bacterium and contains these coding sequences:
- the galU gene encoding UTP--glucose-1-phosphate uridylyltransferase GalU, which translates into the protein MKVKKAVIPVAGLGTRFLPATKAIPKEMLTIVDRPTIQYIVEEVVASGVKEVVLVTASGKSAIENHFDYSFELETFLAQKGKIDLLREVRNISRLIDVVSVRQKEPLGLGHAVLVSESVVGDNPFVVVLGDDLVVSEVPCVFQMLKVFEEYEESVVAVQRVPQEEAHQYGIVEGEEVAPGIWKVTRLVEKPPRGTTSSNLAIIGRYILRPEIYSALHRTLPGLGGEIQLTDALDILRRDRVLYAYEFQGNRYDAGDKFGYLQATVSFALEHPELGGRFREYLREIVRKFD
- the priA gene encoding primosomal protein N' — its product is MPSEGAVSVPECGDLLVDILLPIHAPHPFTYRLSVGESAPPRGVRVLVSVGSREMVGVFWGPAQTPFVDGDRIKEVGLILDEEPLFPDSLLVLLERASAYYLYPLGMVLAEALPPGLLSPKGSRIEKIRKARRKRPTSIDLPAWPSVRPERFTDEQAAAISRILPAVDQGGFRTFLLFGVTGSGKTEIYLEATRRSLELGKDVLFLVPEISMTTQAAGHFRARFGEDVIVLHSGLTEAQRIEGWQRVRKGTGRVVVGTRSAVFAPVADLGLVVVDEEHDPSYKQESGFRYNGRDLAILRAQIASAPVILGSATPALSSYQNAISGRYELIHLTKRVEDRPLPEVIVVDRRRKGDVQRRPRQGEGLPRWMTPPLFHAMEETLGRKEQVLLFLNRRGFATFVFCPDCGHVFRCPHCEVTLTWHRGKDPGDWREEGGGTLRCHYCGQVWPALPVCPACGGHAVRATGYGTERVAEDVRALFPDIRVERLDRDTVQGRRKRMDGIVQAFHEGAIHVLVGTQMVTKGHDFPRLTLVGILSADLSLNIPEYTAGERTFQLLSQVAGRAGRAGLPGRVIIQTWNPGHYAVECATRHDYAAFFEREAALRKDHLYPPFASMVNIRLTGAKKDMVEKAGVAIAQEGRRLASMPSLSGPVEILGPSPAPLARLKGSHRHQVLFRSRSRAALRAVILPIASSMSRSFPGVRVEVDVDPVQLL
- a CDS encoding RluA family pseudouridine synthase, whose translation is MDATSGTRHSITAATEDSGKRLDRFLAEKIPTLSRSRIKRLIEGSYVTIGPREETDPGAKIRPGDTVAITIPEPAPLSLSPRPVEFTVLHEDRHIIVLEKPAGLTVHPGAGREETTLVHGLLHHCSDLRGIGDVMRPGIVHRLDKDTSGIMVVAKDDESHSGLVRQFASGLVEKTYLALVSGHMKTPAGEIRGAIGRHPVHRKRMAVLPAGGRDAWTEWRVQEEFPGASLLVVRIRTGRTHQIRAHMSFIGHPLLGDPLYGGPTRLDIRGRHVSISRQMLHAHRLCLVHPVTGEKMAWETPMPGDMETVAARLREMGRSP
- a CDS encoding Y-family DNA polymerase — its product is MPPSFALVDCNNFYVSCERVFDPSLRRVPVIVLSNNDGCVIARSEESKALGISMGAPFHEVRGIVHRHGVRVFSSNFPLYGDMSRRVMATLADFTPSMEIYSIDEAFLDLSGVPGKDLADYARCIRETVFKWTGIPVSIGIAPTKTLAKIANRIAKKDAKQDGVFDMRNPAIQGEILHRIAIEDVWGIAGRLGRRLREAGIDTAGRLREADLSFLRRRFGVVIARICQELKGISCLPLDRVETPRKQILASRAFGTRITEYQDMAEAVASHAARAAERLRGQGSVAGAVMTFIRTSPFTSRDAWYQNTALVSLPCPSQDTAILIGAALAGLKRIFRKGYRYQKAGILLLDLAQCGPTQGDLFTRSDPAREERSRRLMRTMDAINRRMGRGTVFHAAQGVSGRWRMKAGNLSPAYTTRWSDLPQAR
- a CDS encoding 4Fe-4S binding protein, which codes for MERHSLLKRVARIVFDQDPEDRIDLFALFPRIKRFFRERRLHGAVRTAGDVVFTFIIFSGLFGPQAPDRNVTIFLSWGIWWPTVVLGWFLFGRMWCGFCPFPGVGRVLQKVGLGLERPIPRVLQKYGVYWSVALFALIIWLEETTEMKESPRETAFLILAIVLGAAVCAVLYPKQAWCRYLCPMGRIIGVGATMAFTEFRPDHNKCRSCSTFACKRGSGAGNGCPVYLGAFNVRNNLDCLVCGHCLKLCDRDSPMLNLRSPFSELVLNKGRFITCTFIIPFLMGSQIARFVKEGLLHPWFHHDNPLYMEMVAFSLLLALGFFLVYGAVRLGAILFGVTEDESFGRFSPMIPIFVPLSFAGELVIRLNYTLTYAQDFFPTLGRQFGLGLGTWTFSLSQWFLPILDVVVITCSALAGGHILSRFIHGDFEGMVTRKRHLAVLGVIWGFVFLYLGLLVPYV
- a CDS encoding CarD family transcriptional regulator, which codes for MFKVGDLAVYPAHGVGRIEAIEKRSVGGDEYTFYVMRILENDMKILIPQSNAGQVGLRQLISDQEIEKVFAILREKDVEFTPQTWNRRYREYTERIKTGSIFDLAAVLRDLFLLQVEKPLSFGERKMMDTARNLLVKEISIAQHKNEEDVAAWIESVFKASSVEGGLPA
- the umuD gene encoding translesion error-prone DNA polymerase V autoproteolytic subunit, encoding MYGEETRPVRIPCGLLAEVTAILDRYRRRRGPTQGPGRIMPVTTPSISLPIPLYESRISAGFPSPADDSLEAALDLNAYLVKNPAATFLVRVEGDSMIGAGIHHGDIIVVDRSLEAKDGKVIVAVLNGELTVKRLRYRDSRPVLFPENPKYPPIPVEDDADFLVWGVVTSVLHKV